The Arcobacter arenosus genome has a window encoding:
- the rpsG gene encoding 30S ribosomal protein S7 gives MRRRKAPVREVMADPIYNSKVITKFINTVMLDGKKSAAQKIMYGAIANLDARGEESGFDLFEKAIENVKPLIEVKSRRVGGATYQVPVEVRAVRRQTLALRWLVDNARKRNERTMVERLANELFEAANERGASFKKKEDMHRMAEANKAFAHYRW, from the coding sequence ATGAGAAGAAGAAAAGCTCCTGTTAGAGAAGTAATGGCTGATCCTATCTACAATAGTAAAGTGATCACAAAATTTATTAATACTGTAATGTTAGATGGTAAAAAATCTGCTGCACAAAAAATTATGTATGGTGCAATTGCAAACTTAGATGCTAGAGGTGAAGAATCTGGTTTCGATTTATTTGAAAAAGCAATTGAAAATGTTAAACCACTTATAGAAGTAAAATCTAGAAGAGTTGGTGGAGCAACTTACCAAGTTCCTGTTGAAGTTAGAGCTGTAAGAAGACAAACTTTAGCACTTAGATGGCTTGTTGACAATGCTAGAAAAAGAAACGAAAGAACTATGGTTGAGAGATTAGCAAACGAATTATTTGAAGCTGCAAATGAAAGAGGAGCTTCATTTAAGAAGAAAGAAGATATGCACAGAATGGCTGAAGCAAATAAAGCATTTGCTCACTATAGATGGTAA
- a CDS encoding NAD(+)/NADH kinase: MRLTKSSERLKSIKKAGIFLKPNSPEIKEDFFKIKKCFDVHNIEFILEENSAKMINEDHGKSLEEICKEVDILLSIGGDGTLLSAVRSSFKYDIPILGIHMGTLGFLTDIVLEELPSFLNDLMNDNYRIDNRMLVECKISDKTYVAFNDIVISRKTVSSMLKVNAKINGESFNSYHGDGVIISTPTGSTAYNLSVGGPIVYPLTEAFIITPVASHSLTQRPLVMPAEIEIEFKIKDSQGAVILIDGQDIIEARDEAIIKVTIADKKAKLIHRTKRDFFKVLNEKLGWGNN, from the coding sequence TTGAGATTAACAAAAAGTTCAGAAAGATTAAAATCTATAAAAAAAGCAGGAATTTTTTTAAAACCTAATTCTCCTGAAATAAAAGAAGATTTTTTTAAAATTAAAAAGTGTTTTGATGTACATAATATAGAGTTTATTCTTGAAGAAAACTCTGCAAAGATGATAAATGAAGACCATGGTAAAAGTTTAGAAGAGATTTGCAAAGAGGTAGATATCCTTTTATCTATAGGTGGTGATGGAACTTTATTATCTGCTGTAAGAAGTTCTTTTAAATATGATATACCAATTTTAGGTATTCATATGGGAACTTTAGGTTTTTTAACTGATATTGTATTGGAAGAGCTTCCTTCATTTTTAAATGATTTAATGAATGACAATTATAGAATTGATAATAGAATGTTGGTGGAGTGTAAAATTAGTGATAAAACCTATGTAGCTTTTAATGATATAGTTATATCTAGAAAAACAGTTTCATCAATGTTAAAAGTTAATGCAAAAATTAATGGGGAATCTTTTAACTCTTATCATGGGGATGGAGTGATTATCTCAACACCAACAGGTTCAACTGCATATAATCTATCTGTTGGTGGCCCTATTGTTTATCCTTTGACAGAAGCTTTTATTATAACACCTGTTGCTTCACACTCTTTAACCCAAAGGCCACTAGTAATGCCAGCAGAAATAGAGATTGAGTTTAAAATAAAAGATTCTCAAGGAGCTGTTATTTTAATTGATGGGCAAGATATTATAGAAGCAAGAGATGAAGCAATTATTAAAGTTACAATTGCAGATAAAAAAGCTAAACTTATTCATAGAACAAAAAGAGATTTCTTTAAAGTTTTAAATGAGAAATTAGGATGGGGAAATAATTGA
- the rpsL gene encoding 30S ribosomal protein S12 produces the protein MPTINQLVRKERKKVIKKSKSPALEKCPQRRGVCTRVYTTTPKKPNSALRKVAKVRLTTGFEVISYIGGEGHNLQEHSIVLVRGGRVKDLPGVKYHIVRGALDTAGVANRTVARSKYGTKRPKK, from the coding sequence ATGCCTACTATTAATCAGCTTGTTAGAAAAGAGCGAAAAAAGGTGATCAAAAAATCTAAGTCACCTGCATTAGAAAAATGTCCACAAAGAAGAGGTGTATGTACAAGAGTATATACTACAACTCCTAAAAAACCAAACTCGGCTTTAAGAAAAGTTGCAAAAGTTAGATTAACTACAGGTTTTGAGGTTATCTCATATATCGGTGGTGAGGGTCATAACCTTCAAGAACACTCTATCGTATTAGTTAGAGGGGGAAGAGTTAAGGATTTACCTGGTGTTAAGTATCACATCGTAAGAGGTGCTTTAGATACTGCTGGTGTTGCAAACAGAACTGTTGCAAGATCTAAATACGGTACTAAAAGACCTAAGAAATAA
- the fusA gene encoding elongation factor G, giving the protein MARKTPLNRVRNIGIAAHIDAGKTTTTERILFYTGVSHKIGEVHDGAATMDWMEQEQERGITITSAATTCHWPHPKTNEQLQINIIDTPGHVDFTIEVERSMRVLDGAVAVFCSVGGVQPQSETVWRQANKYRVPRMIFVNKMDRTGADFFMVEKQVSERLKANPVPIQIPIGAEEDFKGIVDLVQMKAIVWDDDAAMGSNYHVEDIPAELQDQAEEYREKMIEAAAESSEELMEKYFEEGELSEEEIVAGLKAATLAMTITPMTCGTAFKNKGVQTLLDAVAMYLPAPTEVADIRGETQDGEAVIVPSSDDGEVAALAFKIMTDPFVGQLTFTRVYRGQLQSGTYVMNSTKMKKERIGRLLKMHSNNREEVSELYAGEIGAVVGLKSTITGDTLASEKDPVILERMEFPEPVISVAVEPKTKADQEKMGIALGKLAEEDPSFRVATDEESGQTIISGMGELHLEILVDRMKREFKVEAEVGAPQVAYRETIKNPVDQEYKYAKQSGGKGQYGHVYLKINPLPADSEDNFKFNNDIKGGVVPKEYIPAVQKGCEEAMAGGILAGYPMVNIEVTLYDGSYHDVDSSEMAFKLAASMGFKQGCRSAAAQAVILEPMMKVEIETPEEYMGDVIGDCNKRRGQVQSMDDRAGVKLVTALIPLSEMFGYSTDLRSMSQGRATYSMLFDSYQEVPKNVSDEIIKKRNG; this is encoded by the coding sequence ATGGCAAGAAAAACCCCTCTTAACAGAGTTAGAAATATTGGTATCGCTGCTCACATCGATGCTGGTAAAACTACAACTACTGAAAGAATTTTATTCTATACTGGTGTATCTCATAAAATTGGTGAGGTTCACGACGGTGCTGCTACAATGGACTGGATGGAGCAAGAACAAGAAAGAGGTATTACAATTACTTCTGCTGCGACAACTTGTCACTGGCCTCACCCAAAAACTAATGAGCAACTGCAAATTAACATCATTGACACTCCGGGTCACGTTGACTTCACAATTGAAGTTGAAAGATCTATGAGAGTTTTAGATGGTGCTGTAGCAGTATTCTGTTCAGTTGGTGGAGTTCAACCTCAATCTGAAACTGTTTGGAGACAAGCAAATAAGTATAGAGTACCAAGAATGATTTTTGTTAACAAAATGGACAGAACTGGTGCAGATTTCTTTATGGTTGAAAAACAAGTTTCTGAAAGATTAAAAGCTAATCCTGTTCCAATTCAAATTCCAATTGGTGCTGAAGAAGACTTTAAAGGTATCGTTGATTTAGTACAAATGAAAGCTATCGTTTGGGATGATGATGCTGCAATGGGTTCTAACTACCACGTTGAAGATATTCCTGCTGAATTACAAGATCAAGCTGAAGAATATAGAGAAAAAATGATTGAAGCTGCTGCTGAGTCATCTGAAGAATTAATGGAAAAATATTTTGAAGAGGGTGAATTATCTGAAGAAGAAATCGTTGCTGGATTAAAAGCTGCAACTTTAGCTATGACTATTACTCCAATGACTTGTGGTACTGCATTTAAAAACAAAGGTGTTCAAACTTTACTAGATGCTGTTGCAATGTATTTACCAGCTCCAACTGAGGTTGCTGACATTAGAGGTGAAACTCAAGATGGTGAAGCTGTTATTGTTCCTTCTTCTGATGATGGTGAAGTAGCTGCATTAGCGTTCAAAATTATGACTGACCCATTTGTTGGACAATTAACATTTACAAGAGTTTATAGAGGACAATTACAGTCTGGTACATATGTAATGAACTCAACTAAAATGAAAAAAGAAAGAATCGGTAGATTACTTAAAATGCACTCTAACAATAGAGAAGAAGTAAGTGAGTTATATGCTGGTGAAATCGGTGCAGTTGTTGGTCTTAAATCAACTATCACTGGTGATACTTTAGCATCTGAAAAAGATCCAGTAATCTTAGAAAGAATGGAATTCCCAGAGCCAGTTATCTCTGTTGCAGTTGAGCCAAAAACTAAAGCTGACCAAGAGAAAATGGGTATCGCTTTAGGTAAACTTGCTGAAGAAGATCCATCATTTAGAGTTGCTACAGATGAAGAATCTGGTCAAACTATTATCTCAGGAATGGGTGAGTTACACCTTGAAATTCTCGTAGACAGAATGAAAAGAGAATTCAAAGTTGAAGCAGAAGTTGGTGCTCCACAGGTTGCTTATAGAGAAACTATTAAAAACCCTGTTGATCAAGAGTACAAATATGCTAAACAATCTGGTGGTAAAGGTCAATATGGTCACGTATACCTAAAAATTAATCCACTTCCAGCAGATTCTGAAGATAACTTCAAATTCAACAACGATATTAAAGGTGGGGTTGTACCAAAAGAGTATATTCCTGCAGTTCAAAAAGGTTGTGAAGAAGCTATGGCTGGTGGTATCCTTGCTGGATATCCAATGGTTAATATTGAAGTTACACTTTATGATGGTTCTTACCACGACGTTGACTCATCTGAAATGGCGTTTAAATTAGCTGCTTCTATGGGATTCAAACAAGGTTGTAGATCTGCAGCTGCACAAGCTGTTATCTTAGAGCCAATGATGAAAGTTGAAATTGAAACTCCTGAAGAATATATGGGAGATGTAATTGGTGACTGTAACAAAAGAAGAGGACAAGTTCAATCTATGGATGACAGAGCTGGTGTTAAATTAGTTACTGCATTAATTCCATTATCTGAAATGTTCGGATACTCTACTGACTTAAGATCTATGTCTCAAGGTAGAGCAACTTATTCTATGTTATTTGATTCTTATCAAGAAGTTCCTAAAAACGTTTCTGATGAAATCATCAAAAAGAGAAATGGTTAA
- a CDS encoding AAA family ATPase has protein sequence MINRIYLNDFLSFKDVELELEKGLVVFTGPSGAGKSVLMQSILSLFGIGECRAKLGEITLSNMGIEDEVYDIQKDDDIIIKEIKKDKTRYFLNAQTISKKNLNQFSKTLIRHLHLKDNSDFDSIKLIAFLDFYCKKYEKEYASIKSEFDEKYKELSTIQKELEKIRNDESKLEDLKEFAKFEIDKINSINPQVGEYEELALIKKKLSKKEKIEEAIEKSQAIFNYTSAVNEALSLLDEDSSFFDEAINELNNIYEKFNDSLYELEELDIETVLDRIEKLSSLQKRFGSIEEAIEYKENKVKELESYENISFEKSVLEKKHKKITIEVEALSKDISRYRKKAVKVLEERMNYYLKFLYLSNAKIKVEEKNLTKDGIDEILFELNGVNLETISSGEFNRLRLALLTSISEFDIVNNGILFLDEIDANLSGKESSAIATVLNKLSNSYQIFAISHQPQLTSTAHQHFLVDKKNGVSTVKKLDDESRINEIARMISGESVTKDAFSFAKNLLDEKRV, from the coding sequence TTGATTAATAGAATTTATCTAAATGATTTTTTATCATTTAAGGATGTTGAATTAGAATTAGAAAAAGGTTTGGTTGTTTTTACAGGACCTAGTGGAGCAGGAAAATCTGTTTTAATGCAATCAATTTTATCTTTATTTGGAATAGGTGAGTGTAGAGCAAAACTTGGAGAAATTACTTTAAGTAATATGGGGATTGAAGATGAAGTTTATGATATACAAAAAGATGATGATATTATAATCAAAGAGATAAAAAAAGATAAAACTAGATATTTTTTGAATGCCCAAACAATCTCTAAAAAAAATCTAAATCAATTTTCAAAAACACTTATTAGACATCTGCATTTAAAAGATAACTCAGATTTTGATTCAATAAAACTAATCGCTTTTTTAGACTTTTATTGTAAAAAATATGAGAAAGAATATGCTTCAATAAAATCAGAGTTTGATGAAAAATATAAAGAGCTTTCTACTATTCAAAAAGAGCTTGAAAAAATTAGAAATGATGAATCAAAACTCGAAGATTTGAAAGAGTTTGCAAAATTTGAAATAGATAAAATCAATTCAATTAATCCTCAAGTTGGCGAATATGAGGAATTAGCTTTAATTAAAAAGAAATTATCTAAAAAAGAAAAGATAGAAGAAGCTATTGAAAAATCACAAGCTATTTTTAATTACACTTCAGCGGTTAATGAAGCATTATCTTTGCTTGATGAAGATAGTAGTTTTTTTGATGAAGCTATAAATGAATTAAATAATATTTATGAGAAATTTAATGACTCTTTATATGAATTAGAAGAATTAGATATTGAAACTGTATTGGATAGAATTGAAAAACTTTCATCTTTACAAAAAAGATTTGGTTCAATTGAAGAGGCAATAGAATATAAAGAGAATAAAGTAAAAGAGTTAGAATCTTACGAAAATATCTCTTTTGAAAAATCAGTATTAGAAAAAAAACATAAAAAAATTACAATTGAAGTTGAAGCTTTATCAAAAGATATTAGTAGATATAGAAAAAAAGCAGTAAAAGTATTAGAAGAAAGAATGAATTATTATTTAAAGTTTTTATATCTTTCTAATGCAAAAATAAAAGTTGAAGAGAAAAATTTGACTAAAGATGGAATTGATGAGATTCTTTTTGAGTTAAATGGAGTAAACCTTGAGACAATTAGTTCAGGGGAATTCAACAGACTTAGACTAGCACTTCTTACTTCTATTAGTGAGTTTGATATCGTAAATAATGGAATTTTATTTTTAGATGAGATTGATGCAAATTTAAGTGGAAAAGAAAGTTCAGCAATCGCTACAGTATTAAATAAATTATCAAACTCTTATCAGATATTTGCAATCTCACATCAACCTCAGTTAACATCAACTGCCCACCAACATTTTTTAGTGGATAAGAAAAATGGTGTTTCAACTGTAAAAAAACTTGATGATGAATCAAGAATAAATGAAATTGCTAGGATGATAAGTGGAGAAAGCGTTACAAAAGATGCATTTTCTTTTGCTAAAAATCTTTTAGATGAAAAAAGAGTTTAA
- a CDS encoding ABC transporter permease encodes MIRTLPKFRFYNFAFGIYVSLFFLFLFAPLVVTCIFAFNDSNFPSLPWNGFTLDWFIADNSERVGIFNDSENLKSIYNSFKTAFFVTIFSLIVGTYAALIFERKDFKFKQFLYFLALTPLVIPGVILGISLLVSVNDLGLYLDINFGIDLEILRPSFWLVVIGQFSFITTFVLLVVSARLKKFDVCLEEASLNLGASMPQTIFFIVIPFLKPALIGAAAVAFLMSFENFNTTLFLIGSDTTLPINLYLQVRDGSTPIINSISFLLIICTSIIAFFNLIFSKKGK; translated from the coding sequence ATGATAAGAACTCTTCCTAAATTTAGATTTTACAATTTTGCCTTTGGTATTTATGTTTCTTTATTTTTTCTATTTTTATTTGCCCCTTTAGTTGTGACTTGTATTTTTGCTTTTAATGATTCAAATTTTCCATCACTCCCTTGGAATGGGTTTACATTAGATTGGTTTATAGCTGATAATAGTGAAAGGGTAGGGATATTTAACGATAGTGAAAATCTAAAAAGTATCTACAACAGTTTTAAAACAGCTTTTTTTGTAACTATTTTTTCTTTGATTGTTGGAACATATGCAGCTTTGATATTTGAAAGAAAAGATTTTAAATTTAAACAGTTTTTATATTTTTTAGCCTTAACTCCTTTAGTTATCCCAGGAGTAATTTTAGGGATTTCACTTTTGGTTTCAGTTAATGATTTAGGTTTATATTTAGATATAAATTTTGGAATAGACTTAGAGATACTAAGGCCTAGTTTTTGGTTGGTTGTAATTGGTCAGTTTTCTTTTATAACTACTTTTGTTTTATTAGTTGTAAGTGCAAGACTAAAAAAATTTGATGTTTGCTTAGAAGAAGCTTCTTTAAATCTAGGAGCTAGTATGCCTCAAACTATTTTTTTTATTGTAATACCTTTTTTAAAACCAGCACTTATTGGGGCAGCAGCAGTAGCATTTTTAATGAGCTTTGAAAATTTTAACACTACACTTTTTTTAATTGGTTCAGATACAACATTGCCTATAAATTTGTATTTGCAAGTTAGAGATGGAAGTACACCAATAATAAACTCAATCTCATTTTTATTGATTATTTGTACTTCAATAATCGCATTTTTTAATTTAATATTTTCCAAGAAAGGGAAATAG
- a CDS encoding ankyrin repeat domain-containing protein has translation MIKKLFKKATIDDLLKELKSSTFKEDKVNSMLEHLNINHVNQNNENFLHIMILNNKIESAKWLVKNGIDINYQDSKGNSPLMLACKDGFLSAIDLLLEKNANVNLENYSGYTAIDFAVYNGHFPAYKKLKPLVKDLNKKNKKNESILHFAVKSQNLQIIDDLLEEPKFINDDSILFYKESFENINILNTLLDRFNSLKKLDHNGRNLLFYVIENGFECHNIFLKLLEDGLDINCIDKKGNNILLHLIEYIIYKENNLVIDTKEDVEKHKKDIKNLIDIIPIIIESNIDTTIVNNDNETVLSLSAKNQHLKLLNLLLDCEVPIDIVDKNNNTALSLIIEKGNSYLETIHLLLDYGINPNIRNSNNHTVIEKLIDAILIVREEKKAKPSQRVKLDFKSDYVSILESVLVNTDVKLKQYNSKDEPYFFEALRYGATDIVKLLIKYGADINAQDKDGNNIIYKYMLENQEFKKEKEQRNYYNNLQAIIIMGANVNAKDSYGGITLHKAILDCDITVIKMLLHSGVDMNAIDNRGRHILHNAVWKNDIKIFKLIYSYNKSLLNEPDKFGVLPINYAAFLGYTDMVLEFIELSAHVNNPYKKTKYILNFLKKFHKSLDTLILNARTKIQKDKIKVLVENMKKEFEVNP, from the coding sequence ATGATTAAAAAGCTATTTAAAAAAGCAACAATTGATGATTTATTAAAAGAATTAAAAAGTTCGACTTTTAAAGAAGATAAAGTTAATTCTATGCTAGAACATTTAAATATTAATCATGTAAATCAAAATAATGAAAACTTCTTGCACATAATGATTTTAAACAATAAAATAGAATCAGCAAAATGGCTTGTTAAAAATGGAATTGATATAAACTATCAAGACTCAAAAGGAAATTCACCTTTAATGTTAGCTTGTAAAGATGGTTTTTTAAGTGCCATAGATTTATTGCTCGAAAAAAATGCTAATGTAAATTTAGAAAACTATAGTGGTTATACAGCCATTGACTTTGCTGTATATAATGGACATTTTCCTGCATATAAAAAACTAAAGCCTTTAGTTAAAGATTTAAACAAAAAAAATAAAAAAAATGAATCAATTCTACACTTTGCAGTAAAGTCACAAAATCTACAAATTATCGATGATTTATTAGAAGAGCCAAAATTTATTAATGATGACTCAATATTATTTTATAAAGAATCTTTTGAAAACATTAATATTTTGAACACTCTTTTAGATAGATTTAATAGTTTAAAAAAACTTGATCATAATGGAAGAAATCTACTTTTTTATGTAATTGAAAATGGTTTTGAATGTCACAATATTTTTCTAAAACTTCTTGAAGATGGCTTAGATATAAACTGTATTGATAAAAAAGGGAATAATATACTTTTACACCTAATTGAGTATATTATTTATAAAGAAAATAATCTTGTAATTGATACAAAAGAGGATGTAGAAAAGCATAAAAAAGATATAAAAAATCTAATTGATATAATTCCAATCATTATAGAATCTAATATAGATACAACAATAGTGAATAATGATAATGAAACAGTATTATCTCTTTCTGCAAAAAATCAACACTTAAAACTTTTAAATTTATTATTGGATTGTGAAGTACCAATTGATATAGTTGATAAAAACAACAACACTGCATTAAGTTTGATAATAGAAAAAGGAAATAGTTATCTTGAAACAATTCATCTTTTACTTGATTATGGAATAAATCCTAATATTAGAAATTCAAATAATCATACAGTAATTGAAAAATTAATTGATGCAATTTTAATTGTAAGAGAAGAAAAAAAGGCTAAACCTAGCCAAAGAGTAAAACTTGATTTTAAAAGTGATTATGTATCTATTTTAGAGAGCGTCTTAGTAAATACAGATGTTAAATTAAAACAATACAATTCAAAAGATGAACCATATTTTTTTGAAGCATTAAGATATGGGGCAACAGATATTGTAAAACTTCTAATAAAATACGGTGCAGACATAAATGCCCAAGATAAAGATGGCAATAATATTATTTATAAATATATGTTAGAAAACCAAGAATTTAAAAAAGAGAAAGAGCAAAGAAACTATTACAATAATCTACAAGCAATCATTATAATGGGTGCAAATGTAAATGCAAAAGATTCTTATGGTGGAATAACCTTGCATAAAGCTATTCTAGATTGTGATATCACTGTTATAAAAATGCTTTTACATAGTGGTGTAGATATGAATGCAATTGACAATAGAGGTAGACATATATTACACAATGCCGTTTGGAAAAATGATATTAAAATATTTAAACTTATTTATTCATACAATAAATCATTGTTAAATGAGCCTGATAAGTTTGGTGTTTTACCAATAAATTATGCAGCTTTCTTGGGATATACAGATATGGTTTTAGAGTTTATTGAACTTAGTGCCCATGTAAATAACCCTTACAAAAAAACAAAATATATTTTAAATTTTCTAAAAAAGTTTCATAAAAGTTTAGATACTTTAATATTAAATGCAAGAACAAAAATTCAAAAAGATAAAATAAAAGTTTTAGTAGAAAATATGAAAAAAGAGTTTGAAGTTAATCCTTAA
- a CDS encoding glycerophosphodiester phosphodiesterase produces the protein MNSFSFYENNQNIQIAHRGFSSLYPENTMIAFKKAIKKTKMIELDVAFSKDAVAVVIHDDTLLRTSNVGKIFPLKKDSHIDEFTLDELKQLDFSSWFDKNLKLQTISTLEEVLTFCKKKEVYVNIEIKDLTLSPFHKKAVKKIVKIIDECKMSKSVIVSSFVSEYIIQLNKKYKHIKKAFLCENINTLYLLEFLLKYNIEAFHCSDEIVEEELVQELLKHGIYTCVFTVNDEKRKEELFSWGVKGVFTDYLN, from the coding sequence ATGAATAGTTTTAGTTTCTATGAAAATAACCAAAATATCCAAATCGCACATAGAGGTTTTAGCTCTCTTTACCCAGAAAACACTATGATTGCTTTTAAAAAAGCAATTAAAAAAACAAAGATGATAGAACTAGATGTTGCCTTTTCAAAAGATGCAGTTGCTGTTGTAATTCATGATGATACCCTTTTAAGAACATCTAATGTAGGAAAAATCTTCCCCTTGAAAAAAGATTCCCATATAGATGAGTTTACTTTAGACGAATTAAAGCAATTGGATTTTTCTTCATGGTTTGATAAAAATTTAAAATTACAAACAATCTCAACATTAGAAGAGGTGTTAACTTTTTGTAAGAAAAAAGAAGTTTATGTAAATATTGAAATCAAAGATTTAACATTAAGCCCTTTTCACAAAAAAGCTGTTAAAAAAATTGTTAAAATAATAGATGAGTGTAAGATGTCTAAAAGTGTGATAGTCTCATCTTTTGTTTCAGAATATATTATTCAATTAAACAAAAAATATAAACATATTAAAAAAGCTTTTTTATGTGAAAATATAAATACCTTATATTTGTTGGAGTTTTTATTAAAATATAATATCGAAGCTTTTCATTGTAGTGATGAGATTGTTGAAGAAGAATTAGTTCAAGAACTATTAAAACATGGGATTTATACTTGTGTATTTACTGTAAATGATGAAAAGAGAAAAGAGGAACTTTTTTCTTGGGGTGTAAAAGGAGTTTTCACTGATTATTTAAATTAG
- a CDS encoding M48 family metalloprotease has protein sequence MYCPNCNDIRLNQYITPSGIEIDFCPKCNGNWLDKGEILFFVENKEFVEKELKKSIKKSAFTNKLSPISKEPMETINYLEKIKIDYCKQSEGLWFDRGEFSKFSKISNIEALDFENNNGELVNKFSVYFEEEFKETNEKTTLIKLPNLIFTSFVTMGTVFSLFTLFFLSILTFFSVDLYISIGLSILFSFMGLFISPMLYDFNITTFMSGKLVDFNNLPDNIQNLSSNISNQYNIKIPKFYIIQDEAPQAFTYGYSPNSGRIVLSQGLLNLLNDDEVDGVVAHEFGHIIHWDMVLMSIIMVIPKITYLIYKHFVEQMKNKETSSSNGDNKKGTAQLALIAVVAYILFYISQLFVLYFSRVREYHADRFSASFTKSPHSLANALVKIGYGLIKTSDQKTEKEHTLSSSPLNIFDNKAVPAFAISSFSSHQNQDNIDDLKEVMKWDLWNPWSSWYELNSTHPLIANRLIALSNIAETQNKKQFFIINEKKPESYHDDFLIDFIIYLTPYSCYYVFYFL, from the coding sequence ATGTATTGTCCAAATTGTAATGACATTAGACTTAATCAATATATTACTCCAAGTGGAATAGAAATTGATTTTTGTCCTAAATGTAATGGAAATTGGTTAGATAAAGGTGAAATTTTATTTTTTGTTGAGAATAAAGAATTTGTTGAAAAAGAATTAAAAAAATCTATTAAAAAAAGTGCATTCACTAATAAACTTTCGCCTATTTCAAAAGAACCTATGGAAACAATTAATTATTTAGAAAAAATAAAAATTGATTATTGTAAACAAAGTGAAGGTTTATGGTTTGATAGAGGTGAGTTTTCTAAATTTTCTAAAATATCTAATATAGAGGCTTTAGATTTTGAAAATAACAACGGTGAACTAGTTAATAAGTTTTCAGTATATTTTGAAGAAGAATTTAAAGAGACAAATGAAAAAACAACTTTAATAAAACTTCCTAATCTTATCTTTACATCATTTGTAACAATGGGAACCGTATTTTCTTTATTTACACTTTTCTTTTTATCTATATTAACTTTTTTTAGTGTAGACCTTTATATTTCTATTGGTCTTTCAATTTTATTTTCTTTTATGGGTTTATTTATTAGTCCAATGCTTTATGATTTTAATATAACAACTTTTATGTCTGGAAAATTAGTTGATTTTAATAATCTTCCTGATAATATACAAAACCTTTCTAGTAATATTAGTAACCAGTATAATATCAAAATACCAAAGTTTTATATTATTCAAGATGAAGCTCCTCAAGCTTTTACTTATGGTTATTCACCAAATTCAGGTAGAATTGTACTTTCCCAAGGACTTTTAAATCTTTTAAATGATGATGAAGTAGATGGAGTAGTAGCACATGAATTTGGACATATTATTCATTGGGATATGGTTTTAATGAGTATAATTATGGTTATTCCTAAAATTACTTATTTAATTTATAAGCATTTTGTTGAACAAATGAAAAATAAAGAAACAAGTAGTTCAAATGGTGACAACAAAAAAGGAACCGCCCAATTAGCTTTGATTGCGGTCGTAGCATATATTCTTTTTTATATTAGTCAATTGTTTGTATTATATTTTTCTAGAGTAAGAGAGTATCATGCTGATAGATTTTCTGCAAGTTTTACGAAATCACCCCATTCTTTAGCTAATGCTTTGGTTAAAATTGGTTATGGGTTAATAAAAACTTCTGACCAAAAAACTGAAAAAGAGCATACTCTTTCAAGTTCACCTCTAAATATATTTGATAATAAAGCAGTGCCTGCTTTTGCTATTTCATCTTTTTCTTCACATCAAAACCAAGACAATATTGATGACTTAAAAGAGGTTATGAAATGGGACTTATGGAACCCTTGGTCATCTTGGTATGAACTTAATTCAACTCATCCATTAATTGCGAATCGTTTAATAGCTTTATCAAATATTGCTGAAACTCAAAATAAAAAACAATTTTTTATTATTAATGAAAAAAAACCTGAGTCCTATCATGATGATTTCTTAATAGATTTTATAATTTATTTGACCCCCTATAGTTGCTATTATGTTTTTTATTTTTTATAA